From Pectinophora gossypiella chromosome 16, ilPecGoss1.1, whole genome shotgun sequence, one genomic window encodes:
- the LOC126373713 gene encoding carboxypeptidase A1-like, translating into MDWQSYHRLSVIHDFMDDLEHTLPSLCTVGIIGQSIENRPIKLLKISNGNANNAAVWMDAGIHAREWIGPAVNTYVANYIARNFDKLPPSCTNKDWYFVPVVNPDGYEYSHTNNRMWRKNRAWVDGKCCGVDLNRNFSLGWGGRGSSNDPHHSFYRGTEPFSEPESAALKTVLLDARLPFKVYITLHAFGEVIIFPFACSEDLCPDYIRLLNGAAAMSRAIYQTNGNTYKVGISKDVMYRASGTSNDWCYGEVGIPYCYLIELRSKKHRFKLPQDEIEDTGNEILNCVIALMDFVDKYPLEQSSGDCKRRKAKIRYDINIRTIYFKTVNIWREDPSTMEVLVEGNRAAQIAGMLHEREIPYSVAVSDVEAMLDLEAGAGVVTMIPENCTTMDWSNYHRLDTVYKFMDNIAKEFPYLCTLYTIGRSIEGRRLIMMKISNGNCGNAGVWIDGAIHPREWVSTAVVTFLIDRLVRTFHEQPDCITNKDWYILPVLNPDGYEYTHTHDRMWRKNRAHYGECVGVDLNRNFSYGWGENGEEGSSEDPGNIFYRGPEPFSEPETTAVRNTIINADTTFKVFLSFHSYGEVIIFPWGYTSEPCPDYVELLEGGTAMAKGIYETHGHTYKVGSTKDLMYYAAGTSVDWSYGSANIPFSYMVELRSKKHRFLLPKEEIIYTAREVWNGVTRLMDFVDRRDKGTSTPTRR; encoded by the exons ATGGACTGGCAGAGTTACCACCGCCTCAGTGTGATCCATGACTTCATGGATGATCTGGAGCACACCCTCCCTTCCCTGTGCACAGTCGGGATCATCGGCCAATCTATTGAAAACAGACCGATAAAG CTGCTGAAGATCTCCAACGGCAACGCGAACAACGCCGCGGTGTGGATGGACGCGGGCATTCATGCGCGAGAGTGGATCGGACCCGCTGTCAACACTTATGTTGCCAACTACATCGCGAGGAACTTTGACAAACTACCGCCCAGCTGCACTAATAAAGACTG GTATTTCGTACCAGTGGTGAACCCAGACGGATACGAATACTCGCATACCAACAACCGGATGTGGCGCAAGAACCGCGCCTGGGTTGACGGCAAGTGTTGCGGAGTCGACCTCAACAGGAACTTCAG TCTCGGTTGGGGCGGCAGAGGGTCATCCAATGATCCGCATCACAGCTTCTATCGAGGAACTGAACCGTTCTCTGAACCAGAATCCGCTGCACTTAAA ACGGTCCTGTTAGACGCCAGGCTACCGTTCAAGGTGTACATAACGCTGCACGCCTTTGGGGAAGTGATAATATTCCCCTTCGCCTGCAGTGAGGACCTGTGTCCAGATTACATACGACTGCTCAATGGCGCTGCTGCTATGTCCAGG GCAATATACCAGACGAACGGCAACACATATAAGGTGGGCATATCTAAGGACGTGATGTACCGCGCGTCAGGCACCAGCAACGACTGGTGCTACGGAGAGGTCGGCATCCCTTACTGCTACCTCATCGAACTGAGGAGCAAGaaacatag ATTCAAGTTACCGCAAGATGAAATCGAGGACACTGGCAATGAAATACTGAACTGTGTCATTGCTTTGATGGACTTTGTGGACAAATATCCCCTCGAACAGAGCTCTGGAGACTGCAAACGACGAAAGGCGAAAATAAGGTACGACATCAATATACGAACTATTTACTTTAAAA CTGTGAACATATGGCGCGAGGACCCTAGCACGATGGAAGTGCTCGTGGAGGGCAACCGGGCCGCGCAGATAGCTGGCATGCTCCACGAGCGAGAGATTCCCTACTCTGTGGCAGTCAGCGACGTGGAAGCCATGCTGGACCTCGAGGCCGGCGCCGGGGT AGTGACCATGATTCCAGAAAACTGCACGACTATGGACTGGTCCAACTACCACAGGCTGGACACGGTGTACAAGTTTATGGACAATATCGCCAAAGAGTTCCCGTACCTGTGCACTCTCTACACCATCGGCAGGTCAATCGAGGGCCGGAgattaatt ATGATGAAAATATCGAACGGTAACTGCGGCAACGCTGGCGTGTGGATTGACGGCGCCATACACCCTCGCGAGTGGGTCAGCACTGCCGTGGTTACCTTCCTGATTGACAGGCTGGTCCGCACGTTCCACGAGCAGCCTGACTGCATCACTAATAAGGACTG GTACATCCTTCCAGTGCTGAACCCAGACGGCTACGAGTACACTCATACGCACGATAGAATGTGGCGCAAGAACAGGGCGCATTACGGCGAATGCGTCGGAGTCGATCTCAATAGGAACTTTAG CTATGGTTGGGGTGAGAACGGCGAAGAGGGATCCTCGGAAGACCCTGGAAACATCTTCTACAGAGGGCCGGAGCCATTCTCGGAGCCAGAGACCACTGCAGTGAGG AATACGATCATAAACGCAGACACCACATTCAAGGTGTTCCTGTCGTTTCACAGCTACGGTGAAGTCATCATCTTTCCATGGGGCTACACCAGCGAACCCTGTCCTGATTATGTTGAGCTGCTCGAAGGTGGCACAGCCATGGCtaag GGTATTTACGAAACTCATGGACACACTTACAAGGTGGGCAGCACAAAGGACCTGATGTACTACGCAGCTGGCACCAGCGTCGATTGGAGCTATGGATCCGCCAACATACCATTTTCCTATATGGTGGAACTCAGGAGCAAGAAACACAGGTTCCTCCTCCCTAAGGAGGAAATCATCTACACAGCAAGAGAAGTCTGGAACGGAGTCACGAGACTTATGGACTTCGTCGACAGACGCGATAAAGGCACCAGTACCCCAACCCGACgatga
- the LOC126373576 gene encoding runt-related transcription factor 1 — translation MHLSSEVTSTTSGLGHEAPSSSYGAGGLPSQPLTAELLAERTLEGLLADHPGELVKTGSPHVVCTVLPPHWRSNKTLPVAFKVVALGDVGDGTLVTVRAGNDENCSAELRNCTAVMKNQVAKFNDLRFVGRSGRGKSFTLTIMLATSPPQVATYQKAIKVTVDGPREPRSKTRHHGFHPFHFGPRFAPDPLMGSLPFKLSGIAHQLAGLPGGEWGALGRHYPPPLLPTPAHFTPHVLPPHAQAPHVAPVVSHDSDVTSDNPTTMHAHSTTSPANSRPGSPQDDDISVTASSSPPPDDRPGAFTSVTRTRKPLQPLPPPTTLFHSALAAQLFLNSPLLPTPPAWLYSQLYGGYDWWLRPPPPQEDSNSSPDREEEGSTASGTGKKRPASPEWNDQGIRTRSKSLITSERRPVDVWRPY, via the exons ATGCATCTATCGAGCGAGGTGACTTCAACAACTAGTGGGTTGGGGCATGAGGCGCCGTCGTCGAGTTACGGAGCTGGTGGTCTACCGAGCCAGCCCTTGACCGCCGAACTGCTGGCTGAACGCACGCTTGAAGGTTTATTGGCTGACCACCCTGGAGAGCTTGTCAAGACTGGCAGTCCTCATGTT GTATGCACAGTCCTGCCCCCACACTGGCGATCAAACAAGACTCTCCCGGTGGCGTTCAAGGTGGTGGCGCTGGGTGACGTGGGTGACGGCACGCTGGTGACCGTCCGCGCTGGTAACGACGAGAACTGTTCCGCGGAGCTCAGGAACTGTACGGCGGTTATGAAGAACCAGGTCGCCAAGTTTAATGACCTGAGATTTGTTGGGCGAAGTGGCCGAG GTAAATCGTTCACGCTGACAATAATGCTGGCGACGTCGCCGCCGCAGGTGGCTACTTACCAGAAGGCCATAAAAGTGACGGTGGACGGACCACGAGAGCCAAGGTCCAAGACGCGTCACCACGGCTTCCACCCCTTCCACTTCGGACCGCGGTTCGCGCCGGACCCGCTGATGGGGTCGCTACCTTTTAAATTGTCAG GTATAGCTCACCAGCTAGCAGGCCTCCCGGGCGGGGAGTGGGGCGCGCTTGGCCGGCACTATCCCCCACCCCTGTTGCCCACTCCCGCGCACTTTACCCCCCACGTCCTGCCGCCGCATGCGCAGGCGCCGCACGTGGCGCCTGTTGTTAGTCATGATAGTG ACGTAACATCAGACAACCCGACGACAATGCATGCTCACAGCACGACAAGCCCGGCAAACTCGCGTCCAGGCTCGCCACAGGACGACGACATCTCAGTGACAGCGTCCAGCAGCCCGCCGCCCGACGACCGCCCAGGAGCCTTCACCTCCGTCACCAGGACGCGCAAGCCCTTACAACCCCTGCCACCACCAACGACGCTCTTCCACAGCGCTCTAGCCGCTCAACTCTTCCTCAATTCTCCACTCCTGCCAACACCACCCGCCTGGTTATACTCCCAACTATACGGAGGATATGACTGGTGGTTAAGACCGCCACCCCCCCAGGAAGACTCCAATTCCAGTCCAGATAGAGAAGAAGAAGGCTCGACTGCCTCAGGGACTGGGAAGAAACGCCCAGCGTCGCCGGAGTGGAACGACCAGGGCATCAGGACTCGCAGTAAGTCTTTGATAACTTCTGAGAGACGGCCCGTAGATGTGTGGCGTCCATACTAA